In one Populus nigra chromosome 12, ddPopNigr1.1, whole genome shotgun sequence genomic region, the following are encoded:
- the LOC133669720 gene encoding protein HASTY 1 isoform X1 has product MEESNSNNHIANNVARAIAAALDWNSTPDARKAAVSFLESIKAGDVRILASSSFVLVKKEWSSEIRLHAFKMLQHLVRLRWEELSPTERRNFANAAVELMAEIANSCEEWVLKSQTAALVAEIVRREGLELWKELLPSLVSLSSQGPIQAELVSMTLRWLPEDITVHNEDLEGDRRRLLLRGLTQSLPEMLPLLYTLLERHFGAALSEVGRQQLDIAKQHAATVTATLNAVNAYAEWAPLQDLAKYGIIYGCGVMLSSPDFRLHACEFFKLVSQRKRPADASASEFDSAMRNIFQIMMNVSRDILYKTGSSAGVMDESEFEFAEYICESMVSLGSFNFQCISGDNTILSLYLQQMLGFFQHFKLALHYQSLLFWLVLMRDLMSKPKVTAYSADGSAFNSAGSSAGQVDDEKRRTVSLVDDDICVVILDISFQRLLKKEKVFSGNSFSPGTLELWSDDFEGKGDFGQYRSKLTELMRLVASFKPLIAGAKISERILSIIKSIPNSQIPVQDLAVMESMQVALENVVNAVFDGSNGYMAVSSEVHLALCRVFEDLLQQLLSLKWTEPTLVEILGHYLDALGPFLKYFPDAVGGVINKLFELLMSIPFVVKDPSVSSARHARLQICTSFIRIAKSADKSVLPHMKGIADTMAYMQREGSLLRGEHNLLGEAFLVMASAAGTQQQQEVLAWLLEPLSQQWTQLEWQNNYLSEPLGLIRLCSETAFMWSIFHTVTFFEKALKRSGIRKGSLNLQSISTASTIHPMASHLSWMLPPLLKLLRAVHSLWSPSISQMLPGDIKAAMTMGNAERYSLLGEGNPKLSKGSLTFIDGSHIDTSREGHTETNEADIRNWLKGIRDSGYNVLGLSMTIGDPFFKCLDVHSVGVALLENIQSMEFRHTRQLVHSALIPLVKHCPMEMWEVWLEKLLHPLFIHVQQALTFSWSSLLHEGKAKVPDVLGILAEADLKAEVMEEKLLRDLTREMCVLLSTIASPGLNTGLPTLEQSGHAIRVDASSLKELDAFASNSMVGFLLKHNGLAVPALQICLEAFTWTDGEAVSKVLSFCASVILLAISANNVQLREFVSKDLFSAIIKGLALESNAFISADLVGFCREIFMHLCDRDPAPRQVLLSLPCIKPQDLVAFEEALTKTASPKEQKQHMKSLLLLATGNMLKALAAQKSVNIITNVTMRPRSSVNAPETRIDEGDTIGLAAIL; this is encoded by the exons ATGGAAGAGAGTAATAGCAATAACCACATAGCAAACAATGTGGCTCGAGCAATTGCTGCTGCTCTTGACTGGAACTCTACTCCTGATGCTCGCAAAGCTGCTGTGTCTTTCCTTGAATCC ATCAAGGCAGGAGATGTACGAATTTTGGCCAGCTCATCATTCGTTCTTGTCAAAAAGGAGTGGTCTTCAGAAATTCGGTTGCATGCTTTCAAAATGCTGCAG CATTTGGTAAGGTTGCGATGGGAGGAATTGAGCCCAACAGAACGCAGGAACTTTGCGAATGCTGCTGTTGAGTTGATGGCTGAAATTGCAAATTCCTGTGAAGAATGGGTGCTGAAAAGTCAGACAGCTGCCCTTGTTGCCGAG ATTGTCAGAAGAGAAGGCTTAGAACTGTGGAAAGAACTGCTTCCATCTCTGGTTTCCCTATCTAGTCAGGGCCCCATACAa GCTGAGTTGGTTTCGATGACACTGAGGTGGCTTCCTGAAGATATTACAGTTCACAATGAAGATTTAGAAG GTGATCGGCGTAGGTTATTGTTGCGAGGGCTTACTCAGTCATTGCCTGAAATGCTGCCACTACTATACACC tTACTTGAGAGACATTTTGGAGCTGCATTGAGCGAAGTAGGGAGGCAGCAACTGGACATCGCAAAACAGCATGCAGCAACAGTAACAGCGACTTTGAATGCTGTCAACGCTTATGCTGAGTGGGCGCCTTTGCAGGATCTAGCCAAATATGGCATAATTTATGG CTGTGGTGTCATGCTCTCTTCTCCTGACTTTCGTCTTCATGCCTGTGAATTTTTCAAACTCGTCTCACAAAG GAAGAGACCTGCCGATGCCTCTGCTTCTGAATTTGATTCTGCAATGCGTAATATCTTTCAGATCATGATGAATGTCTCAAGAGATATTTTGTACAAAACTGGCTCAAGTGCTGGAGTCATGGATGAGAGTGAATTTGAGTTTGCAGAATATATATGCGAGAGCATGGTGTCTTTGGGTTCTTTTAACTTTCAATGCATTTCTGGTGACAACACTatactctctctttatttaCAGCAG ATGCTGGGcttttttcaacattttaaGCTAGCTCTTCATTATCAATCCCTGCTATTTTGGCTG GTGCTAATGAGAGATTTAATGTCAAAGCCGAAAGTTACTGCATATTCAGCAGACGGGTCTGCTTTTAACAGTGCAGGCTCTAGTGCTGGACAGGTTGATGATGAAAAAAGGAGGACTGTAAGCCTTGTGGATGATGATATTTGTGTTGTAATTCTGGATATCTCTTTCCAGCGCTTGcttaagaaagaaaaggttttcTCTGGGAATTCCTTTTCTCCTGGAACATTGGAGTTGTGGAGTGATGATTTTGAAGGCAAGGGTGACTTTGGCCAATATCGTTCCAAGCTG ACCGAGCTGATGAGACTTGTTGCTTCTTTTAAGCCCCTAATAGCTGGTGCTAAAATCTCTGAAAGAATTCTTTCAATCATTAAGAGCATTCCAAATTCTCAAATACCTGTTCAG GACTTAGCTGTGATGGAAAGCATGCAAGTGGCTTTAGAAAATGTTGTCAATGCAGTTTTTGATGGATCAAATGGCTATATGGCGGTCAGTTCGGAAGTTCACCTCGCGTTGTGTAGAGTTTTTGAAGATTTACTTCAGCAACTCCTTTCTTTGAAATGGACGGAGCCAACTCTTGTGGAAATCCTAGGGCACTATTTAGACGCGCTGGGTCCATTTTTGAAGTATTTCCCAGATGCGGTTGGTGgtgtcattaataaattattcgaGCTTCTAATGTCAATCCCATTTGTTGTTAAG GATCCTTCAGTAAGCAGTGCACGCCATGCAAGGTTACAGATTTGTACGTCATTTATTCGAATAGCCAAATCTGCTGACAAAAGTGTTCTACCTCATATGAAA GGAATAGCTGATACCATGGCATATATGCAAAGAGAGGGCTCTCTGCTTCGTGGTGAACATAATCTGCTAGGTGAAGCATTTCTTGTTATGGCTTCAGCTGCCGG GACTCAACAACAGCAAGAAGTTTTGGCCTGGTTGCTTGAACCTTTGAGCCAACAGTGGACACAGCTAGAGtggcaaaataattatttgtctGAGCCACTAGGTTTGATCCGTTTGTGCTCTGAGACAGCATTCATGTGGTCAATTTTCCACACTGTGACATTCTTTGAGAAGGCACTTAAGAGGAGTGGAATCAGAAAAGGCAGTCTGAATTTGCAAAGCATCTCAACAGCAAGTACTATACATCCAATGGCTTCTCATCTGTCCTGGATGCTGCCACCCCTCTTGAAA CTTCTTCGTGCTGTGCACTCACTTTGGTCTCCATCCATATCTCAAATGTTACCTGGAGATATCAAAGCTGCCATGACCATGGGCAATGCTGAACGATATAGTCTCCTTGGGGAAGGAAACCCCAAATTGTCCAAAGGTTCCTTAACCTTCATAGATGGATCTCATATTGATACAAGTAGGGAAGGACACACCGAAACAAATGAAGCTGATATACGGAATTGGTTGAAAGGTATCAGAGATAGTGG ATACAATGTATTGGGCCTATCGATGACCATTGGTGAtccattttttaaatgtttggaTGTTCATTCTGTTGGTGTGGCACTACTGGAAAACATACAGTCAATGGAGTTCAGACATACAAGGCAGCTTGTCCATTCAGCTTTGATACCTTTGGTTAAACATTGTCCCATGGAAATGTGGGAGGTCTGGCTGGAAAAGCTCTTGCATCCATTATTTATCCATGTACAGCAAGCTCTTACCTTTTCTTGGTCCAGTCTCCTGCATGAGGGTAAAGCAAAGGTCCCAGATGTCCTTGGCATCCTTGCTGAGGCAGACTTGAAAGCAGAAGTAATGGAAGAGAAACTGCTTCGAGACCTAACTCGTGAGATGTGCGTTCTTCTCTCTACAATAGCTTCGCCCGGACTAAATACAGGGCTTCCTACTTTAGAACAATCTGGCCATGCTATCCGTGTGGATGCATCTTCTTTGAAGGAATTGGACGCATTTGCATCAAACTCTATGGTTGG TTTTCTTTTGAAGCACAATGGCTTGGCTGTTCCAGCATTACAGATTTGTTTAGAAGCTTTCACATGGACAGATGGTGAAGCAGTATCAAAAGTTTTGTCCTTTTGTGCTAGTGTGATTCTTCTAGCAATCTCAGCTAATAATGTTCAACTCAGAGAGTTTGTTTCTAAAGATCTGTTCTCTGCAATTATCAAAGGTTTGGCGCTCGAGTCAAATGCATTTATCAGTGCTGATCTAGTTGGTTTCTGTCGAGAAATATTCATGCATCTCTGTGATAGAGATCCAGCTCCAAGGCAG GTTCTGCTTTCTCTCCCTTGTATTAAACCCCAGGATTTGGTTGCCTTTGAAGAAGCTTTGACCAAGACAGCTAGCCCTAAGGAACAAAAGCAACATATGAAGAGCTTGCTTTTATTAGCTACTGGAAACATGCTAAAAGCGCTAGCTGCTCAGAAGAGTGTAAACATTATCACAAATGTTACAA TGAGGCCTCGCAGCTCGGTAAATGCTCCAGAAACCAGAATTGATGAGGGGGATACTATAGGATTGGCAGCCATTTTGTGA
- the LOC133669720 gene encoding protein HASTY 1 isoform X2, with amino-acid sequence MEESNSNNHIANNVARAIAAALDWNSTPDARKAAVSFLESIKAGDVRILASSSFVLVKKEWSSEIRLHAFKMLQHLVRLRWEELSPTERRNFANAAVELMAEIANSCEEWVLKSQTAALVAEIVRREGLELWKELLPSLVSLSSQGPIQAELVSMTLRWLPEDITVHNEDLEGDRRRLLLRGLTQSLPEMLPLLYTLLERHFGAALSEVGRQQLDIAKQHAATVTATLNAVNAYAEWAPLQDLAKYGIIYGCGVMLSSPDFRLHACEFFKLVSQRKRPADASASEFDSAMRNIFQIMMNVSRDILYKTGSSAGVMDESEFEFAEYICESMVSLGSFNFQCISGDNTILSLYLQQMLGFFQHFKLALHYQSLLFWLVLMRDLMSKPKVTAYSADGSAFNSAGSSAGQVDDEKRRTVSLVDDDICVVILDISFQRLLKKEKVFSGNSFSPGTLELWSDDFEGKGDFGQYRSKLTELMRLVASFKPLIAGAKISERILSIIKSIPNSQIPVQDLAVMESMQVALENVVNAVFDGSNGYMAVSSEVHLALCRVFEDLLQQLLSLKWTEPTLVEILGHYLDALGPFLKYFPDAVGGVINKLFELLMSIPFVVKDPSVSSARHARLQICTSFIRIAKSADKSVLPHMKGIADTMAYMQREGSLLRGEHNLLGEAFLVMASAAGTQQQQEVLAWLLEPLSQQWTQLEWQNNYLSEPLGLIRLCSETAFMWSIFHTVTFFEKALKRSGIRKGSLNLQSISTASTIHPMASHLSWMLPPLLKLLRAVHSLWSPSISQMLPGDIKAAMTMGNAERYSLLGEGNPKLSKGSLTFIDGSHIDTSREGHTETNEADIRNWLKGIRDSGYNVLGLSMTIGDPFFKCLDVHSVGVALLENIQSMEFRHTRQLVHSALIPLVKHCPMEMWEVWLEKLLHPLFIHVQQALTFSWSSLLHEGKAKVPDVLGILAEADLKAEVMEEKLLRDLTREMCVLLSTIASPGLNTGLPTLEQSGHAIRVDASSLKELDAFASNSMVGPCLYPRI; translated from the exons ATGGAAGAGAGTAATAGCAATAACCACATAGCAAACAATGTGGCTCGAGCAATTGCTGCTGCTCTTGACTGGAACTCTACTCCTGATGCTCGCAAAGCTGCTGTGTCTTTCCTTGAATCC ATCAAGGCAGGAGATGTACGAATTTTGGCCAGCTCATCATTCGTTCTTGTCAAAAAGGAGTGGTCTTCAGAAATTCGGTTGCATGCTTTCAAAATGCTGCAG CATTTGGTAAGGTTGCGATGGGAGGAATTGAGCCCAACAGAACGCAGGAACTTTGCGAATGCTGCTGTTGAGTTGATGGCTGAAATTGCAAATTCCTGTGAAGAATGGGTGCTGAAAAGTCAGACAGCTGCCCTTGTTGCCGAG ATTGTCAGAAGAGAAGGCTTAGAACTGTGGAAAGAACTGCTTCCATCTCTGGTTTCCCTATCTAGTCAGGGCCCCATACAa GCTGAGTTGGTTTCGATGACACTGAGGTGGCTTCCTGAAGATATTACAGTTCACAATGAAGATTTAGAAG GTGATCGGCGTAGGTTATTGTTGCGAGGGCTTACTCAGTCATTGCCTGAAATGCTGCCACTACTATACACC tTACTTGAGAGACATTTTGGAGCTGCATTGAGCGAAGTAGGGAGGCAGCAACTGGACATCGCAAAACAGCATGCAGCAACAGTAACAGCGACTTTGAATGCTGTCAACGCTTATGCTGAGTGGGCGCCTTTGCAGGATCTAGCCAAATATGGCATAATTTATGG CTGTGGTGTCATGCTCTCTTCTCCTGACTTTCGTCTTCATGCCTGTGAATTTTTCAAACTCGTCTCACAAAG GAAGAGACCTGCCGATGCCTCTGCTTCTGAATTTGATTCTGCAATGCGTAATATCTTTCAGATCATGATGAATGTCTCAAGAGATATTTTGTACAAAACTGGCTCAAGTGCTGGAGTCATGGATGAGAGTGAATTTGAGTTTGCAGAATATATATGCGAGAGCATGGTGTCTTTGGGTTCTTTTAACTTTCAATGCATTTCTGGTGACAACACTatactctctctttatttaCAGCAG ATGCTGGGcttttttcaacattttaaGCTAGCTCTTCATTATCAATCCCTGCTATTTTGGCTG GTGCTAATGAGAGATTTAATGTCAAAGCCGAAAGTTACTGCATATTCAGCAGACGGGTCTGCTTTTAACAGTGCAGGCTCTAGTGCTGGACAGGTTGATGATGAAAAAAGGAGGACTGTAAGCCTTGTGGATGATGATATTTGTGTTGTAATTCTGGATATCTCTTTCCAGCGCTTGcttaagaaagaaaaggttttcTCTGGGAATTCCTTTTCTCCTGGAACATTGGAGTTGTGGAGTGATGATTTTGAAGGCAAGGGTGACTTTGGCCAATATCGTTCCAAGCTG ACCGAGCTGATGAGACTTGTTGCTTCTTTTAAGCCCCTAATAGCTGGTGCTAAAATCTCTGAAAGAATTCTTTCAATCATTAAGAGCATTCCAAATTCTCAAATACCTGTTCAG GACTTAGCTGTGATGGAAAGCATGCAAGTGGCTTTAGAAAATGTTGTCAATGCAGTTTTTGATGGATCAAATGGCTATATGGCGGTCAGTTCGGAAGTTCACCTCGCGTTGTGTAGAGTTTTTGAAGATTTACTTCAGCAACTCCTTTCTTTGAAATGGACGGAGCCAACTCTTGTGGAAATCCTAGGGCACTATTTAGACGCGCTGGGTCCATTTTTGAAGTATTTCCCAGATGCGGTTGGTGgtgtcattaataaattattcgaGCTTCTAATGTCAATCCCATTTGTTGTTAAG GATCCTTCAGTAAGCAGTGCACGCCATGCAAGGTTACAGATTTGTACGTCATTTATTCGAATAGCCAAATCTGCTGACAAAAGTGTTCTACCTCATATGAAA GGAATAGCTGATACCATGGCATATATGCAAAGAGAGGGCTCTCTGCTTCGTGGTGAACATAATCTGCTAGGTGAAGCATTTCTTGTTATGGCTTCAGCTGCCGG GACTCAACAACAGCAAGAAGTTTTGGCCTGGTTGCTTGAACCTTTGAGCCAACAGTGGACACAGCTAGAGtggcaaaataattatttgtctGAGCCACTAGGTTTGATCCGTTTGTGCTCTGAGACAGCATTCATGTGGTCAATTTTCCACACTGTGACATTCTTTGAGAAGGCACTTAAGAGGAGTGGAATCAGAAAAGGCAGTCTGAATTTGCAAAGCATCTCAACAGCAAGTACTATACATCCAATGGCTTCTCATCTGTCCTGGATGCTGCCACCCCTCTTGAAA CTTCTTCGTGCTGTGCACTCACTTTGGTCTCCATCCATATCTCAAATGTTACCTGGAGATATCAAAGCTGCCATGACCATGGGCAATGCTGAACGATATAGTCTCCTTGGGGAAGGAAACCCCAAATTGTCCAAAGGTTCCTTAACCTTCATAGATGGATCTCATATTGATACAAGTAGGGAAGGACACACCGAAACAAATGAAGCTGATATACGGAATTGGTTGAAAGGTATCAGAGATAGTGG ATACAATGTATTGGGCCTATCGATGACCATTGGTGAtccattttttaaatgtttggaTGTTCATTCTGTTGGTGTGGCACTACTGGAAAACATACAGTCAATGGAGTTCAGACATACAAGGCAGCTTGTCCATTCAGCTTTGATACCTTTGGTTAAACATTGTCCCATGGAAATGTGGGAGGTCTGGCTGGAAAAGCTCTTGCATCCATTATTTATCCATGTACAGCAAGCTCTTACCTTTTCTTGGTCCAGTCTCCTGCATGAGGGTAAAGCAAAGGTCCCAGATGTCCTTGGCATCCTTGCTGAGGCAGACTTGAAAGCAGAAGTAATGGAAGAGAAACTGCTTCGAGACCTAACTCGTGAGATGTGCGTTCTTCTCTCTACAATAGCTTCGCCCGGACTAAATACAGGGCTTCCTACTTTAGAACAATCTGGCCATGCTATCCGTGTGGATGCATCTTCTTTGAAGGAATTGGACGCATTTGCATCAAACTCTATGGTTGG GCCCTGCTTATACCCGAGAATTTAA
- the LOC133670107 gene encoding probable serine/threonine-protein kinase At1g54610 has translation MGCVLGREVSSGIVSESKEVKKLRVESNRKIEDVSVTKTDTTSSVVEIKNEETQGEKVDGDKKPKGERKWSRPNSKPSNLPKQTRGEQVAAGWPPWLSAVCGEALNGWIPRRADTFEKIDKIGSGTYSNVYKARDLLTGKVVALKKVRFDNLEPESVKFMAREILILRRLDHPNVVKLEGLVTSRMSCSLYLVFEYMVHDLAGLAASPAVKFTEPQVKCYMHQLLSGLEHCHNRGVLHRDIKGSNLLIDNEGILRIADFGLASFFDPNHKLPMTSRVVTLWYRPPELLLGATDYGVGIDLWSAGCILAELLAGKPIMPGRTEVEQLHKIYKLCGSPSDEYWKKSKLPNATLFKPREPYKRCIRETFKDFSPSSLPLIETLLAIDPAERQTATAALKSDFFTTEPYACEPSSLPKYPPSKEMDAKRRDDEARRLRTASKAQGDAAKKPRTRERHARGMPASDANAELPSNIDRRRLINHANAKSKSEKFPPPHQDGALGYPLGSSHHFDPALVPPDVPFSTTSFTYLKEPIQTWSGPLVDPAGVGAPRRKKKNAGDTRELSKLPTGKNKSRDTQLKGKKSMA, from the exons ATGGGGTGTGTTCTTGGGAGAGAGGTATCTTCAGGCATAGTTTCAGAGTCTAAAGAGGTTAAGAAACTACGTGTTGAATCTAATAGGAAAATAGAAGATGTTTCAGTGACAAAGACTGATACTACTAGTAGTGTTGTTGAGATTAAAAATGAGGAAACTCAGGGGGAGAAAGTTGATGGGGATAAAAAGCCTAAGGGAGAGAGGAAGTGGTCAAGGCCAAACTCGAAGCCAAGTAACCTGCCTAAACAAACACGTGGCGAGCAGGTTGCTGCTGGATGGCCACCCTGGCTGTCGGCAGTTTGTGGGGAGGCACTAAATGGATGGATTCCACGGAGGGCAGACACTTTTGAGAAGATTGATAAG ATTGGATCAGGAACATATAGCAATGTGTACAAAGCTAGAGATCTATTGACGGGCAAAGTTGTTGCCCTTAAAAAGGTTCGTTTTGATAATTTGGAACCAGAGAGTGTGAAGTTCATGGCTAGAGAGATCCTGATTTTACGAAGATTGGATCATCCTAATGTTGTAAAGTTGGAAGGATTAGTTACTTCCAGGATGTCATGTAGTTTGTACCTAGTATTTGAGTACATGGTGCACGATTTAGCTGGACTTGCTGCCAGCCCTGCAGTAAAATTTACAGAGCCACAG GTTAAATGTTACATGCATCAACTATTATCTGGACTTGAGCATTGTCATAATCGTGGCGTGCTTCATCGTGACATCAAGGGATCGAATCTTTTGATTGACAATGAAGGAATACTCAGGATTGCGGATTTTGGATTGGCGTCTTTCTTTGATCCTAATCACAAGCTTCCAATGACAAGTCGGGTTGTTACTTTGTGGTATCGGCCTCCTGAGCTTCTCCTTGGGGCTACTGACTATGGCGTTGGTATTGACCTGTGGAGTGCAGGCTGTATATTGGCTGAGCTACTGGCTGGGAAGCCCATCATGCCTGGTCGTACTGAG GTAGAGCAACTACATAAGATATACAAGCTATGTGGTTCACCATCAGATGAATACTGGAAAAAATCAAAGTTGCCAAATGCAACCTTGTTTAAGCCTCGAGAGCCTTACAAAAGATGCATAAGAGAGACATTTAAAGATTTTTCACCATCATCACTTCCCCTCATTGAAACTCTTCTTGCAATTGATCCAGCAGAACGTCAGACAGCCACAGCTGCCCTAAAGAGTGAT TTCTTCACAACAGAACCTTATGCTTGCGAACCTTCCAGTCTCCCAAAATATCCTCCAAGTAAGGAGATGGATGCTAAACGACGAGATGATGAAGCTCGAAG ACTAAGAACTGCTAGCAAAGCCCAAGGTGATGCTGCAAAGAAACCACGAACACGTGAGCGTCATGCTAGGGGAATGCCTGCATCCGATGCGAATGCAGAGCTCCCGTCCAATATTGAT AGAAGGCGTCTAATTAACCATGCAAATGCGAAAAGCAAGAGTGAAAAGTTTCCCCCGCCACATCAGGACGGAGCACTTGGGTATCCTTTAGGATCTTCACACCACTTTGATCCTGCGCTCGTTCCTCCTGATGTCCCATTCAGCACCACCTCATTTACTTACTTGAAGGAGCCAATACAAACTTGGTCTGGCCCATTGGTCGATCCTGCTGGTGTTGGTGCTCCGAGGCGAAAGAAGAAGAATGCAGGTGACACAAGAGAATTGTCAAAACTGCCaactggaaaaaataaaagcagagATACTCAgttaaaaggaaagaagagcATGGCTTGA
- the LOC133670108 gene encoding probable nucleolar protein 5-2 codes for MLLLFETPAGFALFKVLDEGKLSKVEDLGKEFSSPDSARKVVKLKAFSKFENTSEALESVTKIIDSSTSKGLRKFLRANCDGETLAVADSKLGNAIKDKLKIECVHNNAVMELMRGVRSQLTELISGLATQDLAPMSLGLSHSLSRYKLKFSPDKVDTMIIQAIGLLDDLDKELNTYAMRVREWYGWHFPELAKIVQDNILYARSVKLMGSRDNAAKLDFSEILPEEVEAELKEAAVISMGSDVSDVDLMNIKELCDQVLSLSEYRAQLYDYLKNRMNTIAPNLTALVGELVGARLIAHGGSLLNLAKQPGSTVQILGAEKALFRALKTKHATPKYGLLYHASLVGQAPPKMKGKMSRSLAAKAALTIRYDALGDGQDDSMGLENRLKLEARLRNLEGKELGRSAGSAKGKPKIEAYDKDRKKGAGGLITPAKTYNPSADAILGQTPNSTARKVEEEEPAKEAPVTGEEKKEKKKKKRSEEETAVPSDRNGTAEQDGEAKKEKKKKKKHQAESDGVQNDAENAAEGGKKKKKRKHAEAEQDDEHETPSKKKEKKKKKKTEG; via the exons ATGCTTTTGCTATTTGAGACACCGGCTGGCTTTGCCCTTTTTAAAGTTTTGGATGAAGGAAAGCTATCCAAAGTTGAG GATTTGGGGAAGGAATTTTCTAGCCCAGACTCAGCAAGAAAG GTGGTGAAGTTGAAAGCTTTTTCCAAATTTGAGAACACGTCCGAGGCTTTGGAATCTGTTACCAAAATTATTGACAGCTCGACCAGCAAAGGTCTGAGGAAATTTTTGCGTGCTAACTGTGATGGTGAGACGTTAGCTGTGGCTGATTCAAAGCTTGGAAATGCAATCAAGGATAAACTG AAAATAGAATGTGTTCACAACAATGCTGTCATGGAATTGATGAGGGGTGTTAGGAGTCAGTTGACAGAACTTATATCCGGTTTAGCTACACAAGATTTGGCACCGATGAGCTTGGGTTTGTCTCACAGTCTTTCTCGATACAAACTGAAGTTCAGTCCTGATAAG GTTGACACAATGATCATTCAAGCCATTGGTTTGCTTGACGATCTTGATAAGGAGCTCAACACATATGCAATGAGAGTTCGGGAATGGTATGGTTGGCATTTTCCTGAGCTTGCTAAAATTGTTCAAGACAACATCCTTTATGCCAGATCAGTGAAACTAATGGGTAGCCGTGATAATGCCGCAAAGCTTGATTTCTCTGAG ATACTGCCAGAAGAAGTTGAGGCAGAACTGAAGGAGGCAGCTGTGATATCTATGGGAAGTGATGTTAGTGATGttgatttgatgaatattaaagaacTCTGTGACCAGGTCTTATCTCTATCTGAATATAGAGCTCAGCTgtatgattatttaaaaaacaggaTGAATACCATTGCACCGAATTTGACCGCTCTTGTTGGAGAGCTTGTTGGAGCTCGGCTTATTGCCCATGGGGGTAGCTTGTTAAATCTTGCAAAGCAGCCTGGGAGCACAGTTCAGATTCTTGGGGCAGAAAAGGCTCTCTTCAGAGCTCTGAAAACAAAGCATGCAACTCCAAAATATGGGCTTCTTTATCATGCGTCCTTGGTCGGTCAGGCCCCCCCTAAGATGAAGGGTAAAATGTCCAGGTCACTAGCTGCAAAAGCTGCTCTCACAATCCGATATGATGCTCTTGGAGATGGCCAAGATGACTCTATGGGACTGGAGAACCGGCTAAAG CTTGAAGCACGATTAAGGAACCTCGAAGGTAAAGAATTGGGTCGTTCTGCTGGATCAGCTAAAGGCAAACCTAAGATAGAAGCTTACGACAAGGATAGGAAGAAGGGAGCTGGAGGACTGATAACTCCTGCCAAG ACATATAATCCTTCTGCAGATGCTATTCTTGGGCAAACACCAAATTCAACTGCTAGAAAGGTAGAAGAAGAGGAACCGGCAAAGGAGGCTCCAGTTACTggtgaagagaaaaaagagaagaagaagaagaagagatctgAAGAAGAAACAGCTGTGCCAAGTGACAGAAATGGAACTGCCGAACAGGATGGGGAagccaagaaagaaaagaagaaaaagaagaaacatcaAGCTGAGAGCGATGGTGTTCAAAATGATGCTGAAAATGCTGCTGAGGGAggcaagaagaaaaagaagcgAAAACATGCTGAAGCTGAACAGGATGATGAACATGAAACACCAagcaagaagaaagagaagaagaagaagaagaagaccgaGGGTTGA